From Pleurocapsa sp. PCC 7319:
ACTTAGCACTATGGGAGACAATAACAATTCCAACCATGTCATTTCAGGAAGAAAATCTTAGAATAACTAGCTTTTTTACTCACTTATCAAAATAGCATTTCCACAGTAATTGATTCGCTTTATAAAGTTACTATATGTTAAGTTAAATTTCATAAAGTTTTAAGCTTATTGGATTTAGAGAGGAGAGCAACATGGCAATAGAAATTCCCGATGCGATCAAAACCTGGTCACAGTTCGGTCATCCTTTATTAATGTGGGTGTTGTTAGGTATTACTGTTTACGCCCTATACTTAGGAATTCAAAGTTCTAAAATTCGTAGTGCCGATAAAGAAACCAGAAAAGAATTAGTTAAGAAAAATTTTACTCAAAGACACCACAAAATGGGTTCACTGCTTTTAGCCTTAATGGTGTTGGGTAATATAGGCGGGATGGCTATAACCTATATCAATAATGGCAAACTTTTCGTAGGTCCACATCTTTTGGCAGGATTGAGCATGGTTGGTTTAATTGCCGTATCAGCGTCTTTAGTCCCCTATATGCAAAAAGGTAATAGCCTGGCTCGCAACACTCATGTTTCTCTGAATGTTTTGCTTTTGGGATTGTTTGGTTGGCAAGCAGTAAGTGGAATGCAAATATTACAAAAAATCGTTGATCGTATGATGTCTTAAATAAAACGGCTTAATATAACTCTTTTTCAAGACGTAAAAACTATTTTGCGTCTATTTTTTATTTTACATTCACGATATCGAAAGTATGAATCTTGGGGAATTAGTGACCGATATAGCTAGTTTGAAGAAAATTGCGCTCAATATGAGAGTCAGATTGAACTGAGCTCTATCTAAACTCTCATTTCCTTGAGTAATTTCAAGCAGCATGTTGATCGGATTTAATAACTTTATTCAGTTGTCTACTATTTTTTGGTGGTATAGGTAAGTTATGACTTTCATGAAAATCTTGCTGTACTTTATATGTCAGGCGAGGGGAGATTTGACGGACTATTTGCCCCAATACGCGATCGCCAGTAGATTGAATTAAAGAAGAAGATAGCTTGTGAATAAATTTAGGAAATTCCACTTCTACCGCTAAATCTAACTTCCAATTTACTTGAGTAATAGTTCTAGGCAAAACCTGTTTTTTCGAGAAAAACTTATTTGTTGCTATTTCTTGATTATCTACAGGCATCTCATTTAACTCCATTGATGCCTGGTAGTTTACCTTATATCCTGGAGCTTCGTAGTCAGAAAGAGGAATAGTGTGCATCTGGTAAACTTTGCCTACAGGTGGATTCAAAACCACTCCGATCTTAGGTTCCACCTCGTAACCAAAAGAACCATATTTACCTACAGTTAAAACATATCCATTATCTCCCAAAGATTCAACTTTCATCGGTTGGGCACAACGACAAAACCAGCCTTCATGGGCATTTAAATATTCAGCAACTGTATCTGAATCGCTATACATATCCATTCGTCCATTGAAGCTAACCTCAAAGACAAATGTTCTTTGTTGTTCTGCAATATAAGTAAGTTGCATAGCATCAGGTGTAGAAATTTCTAAGAATGTATTTTGTGGGCGAGCGATCAATTTTGAGTGCATATTGAAATTTAAATTACGGTTTTAGAACTTCTCCCTACTGTTAAGATAATTACAATAAAGGAGTTAATTATCAGCAAAACACCTTTTAATTTAAATAGGTGTGATTAGGATTTTTATGAAAATATTTGTTGCAGGAGCTACAGGGCAAACGGGCAAACATATTGTCAGACAGTTGATAGAAAGAAACGTTCCCGTCAAAGCTTTGGTCAGAGATACAGAAGCAGCTAAGGCTATATTGCCTCCTACAACAGAATTAATCGTCGGCGACGTACTAAAACCAACCACCTTTGAAGATCACCTTGCTGATTGTAACGTTTTGATCTGTGCCACTGGTGCTAGCCCGAGTTTAGATCCCACAGGTCCTTATCAAGTTGATTATCAAGGCACCAAAAATTTAGTCAATGCAGCTCAAGCCAAAAACTTAGAGCATTTTATTTTGGTTTCTTCCCTCTGTGTCTCCAAGTTTTTTCATCCTCTAAATTTATTTTGGTTAATTTTGTACTGGAAAAAACAAGCCGAATCCTACATTCAATCTAGTGGTATTCCCTATACGATAGTCAGACCAGGAGGTTTGAAAAACGAATCAAATTCTGAGCCAATTGTGATGTCCGGTGCTGATACTCTTTTTGATGGTAGTATTCCTCGCCCTAAAGTTGCTCAAGTATGTGTAGAAGCAATATTTCAGCCAGAAGCAAAATCAAAAATTGTCGAGATAGTTACCAATTCTGAAGCAGAAAGCAAAACTTGGGAAAAGTTATTTAGCCAAGTACCCTAATCTATCGACTATAGCGCAACAATATCGAGGGATTTAGTATTTTTTGTTGACAATAAAGTCTTCTTATCGGGCTGCCTACAATGCAACTAATTAATCAAGCTAGTAAAATTATCTATCTCGGATGTCTAATCTTAATCCTGTCAAAATTGGGAGGGCATATCAGTAAATCTCAAACACTAGTTTATATACAAAGCTCTCGGCAATTGTTGAGCAAACTTTCTCAACATTGGCACCAAAGACACTCCTCTTCAGTACCAAATACAAATTTTATTCCTAGTCTTCATCGTACCCAACCATTAGTAATGAGCGGTGGAGATCCTTATATCAGAGCTTTGATGCGAACTATTACTGCCAGCGAAGCTAATGTCAAACGTCCTTATAACGTAATTTATGGTGGTCAACACATTGAAGATCTCAGCCGCCATCCTGAAGTATGTGTTTCAATCGTGGCTGGTCCAAACAAGGGAAAATGTACTACTGCGGCAGGACGTTACCAGATGCTAGATTTTACCTGGAGCGAACAAGCACAAAGATATCATCCTAATCCTTCGGGCTTCTGGCGATGGAAAACCTATAGTTTTGAGGCAGAATATCAAGATGTAGTAGTTCATGACTGGTTAAGTGATTCAAATGCTTGGGGAACTAGTATTCCTCAGCAATTACGACAAGGAGAAATAACTCAGGTACTGAAGCTACTTTCTGGTACGTGGACTAGCTTAGGATATGGAATTGAAACTAACTCGATGAGCAACTACTTACCTCAAATCTATCAAAATATGTTACAAGAGGAGCTAAGTTAATCAGCTTGAATATACTATTGTTAGATTTTTGGTATCCAAAAAATAGTATTGTATGACAATACAAATATGTCAAATTCACATAGTGAAATAAGTCAATACAAGTTTATTGACCAGTCGATTCACACTGTATTTGAGCTTAATATTGTTATGATTTTTACAATTATAATTTATGCTCATGATTAATAGTTTGGTTTATGTTCAATATTATGAAATACTAAACCAATGGTCAATTAATTAATGAAATTTCTAGTTCGTAGAGTTAATTTAAAGTATAGAGAAGGTATCAAGGTGGATTTATATTTTCATATTGTGTCTGGTTAGAAAACTGAAAAGATTGGAGATGGAAAGCAGATAAAAGGTCATTAGGGAAACTAATAACCTGACTGCTTGAAATAATCACTGTCAAGTTTTGCGATGTATAAACTTTATTTTTCCTGCTCAAGAGGCATTTTTACTTAAGCGATTGCGAACCGTTCAAAGAACAAGTCACAGATTACCCCGCCGTCCTCATTCGAGGATAAATGAAATGACGGCGCCTTCTTACAAAGTTTTTGACGCGTAGCGCGAAAAGCCCTTGCTCTGACAGTTGGTCAATCATTTCAAGGCATTAATATCCCTGACTCAAGCAATTAGATTCTTATAAAATTGCTTGAGTTGGCATATATTTGTCAAGCACTCAAGCAAACAACATAGTTTAATACTAAAAACTAGTATAATAAACGATTATATCTTGTTGAATACAAAGTGAACAATCATATTTCAGATTCATTAAAGTTAGATATTTTTAAATTTAAAGTGAAAATTTATATTCCACTTCTTTATTCGGAAAAAATAAAGAGACCTGGTAAAAGATACTTCTTAAATAATATTATAGGAGAAGATTTTATTATTTTATGGTTATCTTTTGCCTACACTAGCTCCCATCTTTTGCTTAGTAGTATTAGCATATTCTTATTATTAATCGCATTTTGGTGCATATATGAGCTAGGTTATATTGAAAATGACATTATTGGTGATAAGTATGAGGACAAAGCAGTTCTTTCTCATAATTATAAATCTGGTGAATATTCATTTGGTCTCTGGCAACCTTGGCTTTGGTCTTTAGGACTATCTATTTTAGGCATTATTGCTCTCGAAAATAACAAAATTTTTGAAATCTCTTCACTTGATGTTTTTACTTTCCATGGATATGAACATATTTTTTCAGATATCTCAGCAAAGTTGATTTATTGGGGATTTTTTTTACTAGCTTTGAGAGGAATCTTTTATGTTTATAATAATATCAATAAACAGAGTAGAGTTTGGTTCTATTTATTATTACAAACCTTTCGCTACTGTGGTTTTCTAATAATAATTACTACCAATACGGTAGGATTAATGTTACTAGTAAGTTGTATTTTGACTCGTTCTATTCAATATATTTTATATCGTTATTTGGGAGGTCAAGAAAGCAGTTGGCCGATGGATTTCCCTAGATATTTCTTTTGCCTATTAATCTACATATTATTAATAGGTATTTTAGCTGTTAATAGCCGTGATTTATCGTTAATTTTTAATTTTCAAGTATTGTTAATTTGTAGTTTTTGTCTACTTAGAGGGCGCAAAGGTTTTACTAATGTTTTTGCTAACTTTCTTCCTGTTAGTCAAGATGGTTCCAATGGAGTTACCTGACTGTTAAGTAATCAGTAATCAGTAATTATTCTTTAGTTTGTAATTTACTAATCAAATCATAAAATGGTTGCCAGTTGTTATCCTCGGAAATTGATTGCCAAACAGATTCAATAACTGTTCTAAGAAGGGCAGTCTGAGGATTATTAAATGTAAGGCGATCGCCTATTTTTTCCATTTCTGCTGCTGGCAGTTGATTGAGACACTTATGATATAAATCACGCCATATAGAGTTAATTTGATGATTAAACGTCGCATTTTCTAAAATTAAATTACTATCTTCTCGCCAACCATAATTAAATCCTTGGGCTAGTTCGGCAAAAAAGCCATGATAACTAATTTCTGTATCTCTTAATAGCTCGATAGTTTGAGCAAGTAATTCAATGGTAAATAATGGTTCAGATGCCTCAAATCCTAATTTTTGCAGCATCAATTTTTGGTAATACTTCTGATAACAGTCATCGTATTGTGCTAAGCCAGCCTCTAAATTTGATTGCTCAGTAACCATTGCCAGAGGTAATTGCAGCATCTCTAAATTAAATTTACAGATATGTGGTTGATTGCCATAACTATACCGCCCACCATAATCAAAACTTGCTGCGGTAAACCGAGGATTATAAGTCGGAATAAAGGCATAGGGACCATAATCAAAACTCTCCCCTGTAATCGACATATTATCAGTATTCAATACACCATGACAAAAACCAGCCGCCATCCACTGCGCTGCCAGCTCAGCAGTTCTGTTAACTAATGCTGCATAAAATTGACTATATTTATCTTCTGTCTCAGGAATATCGGGATAATAAACAGCAATAACACTATCTAAAAGCTTAGTAATATAATCTGGACGCTGAATGTAGTGTAATCGCTCAAAAGTACCAAAGCGGATATGAGAACTACTAAATCTGACCATCACTGAAGAACGAGTCGGGGAAGGCTCATCGCCCCGCCAGAGAGATTCTCCCGTTTCAATTAAACTTAAACAGCGAGAAGTCTTGACTCCTAATTGGTGCAAAGCTTCAGCAGCTAAAACTTCTCTGACTCCCCCTTTGAGGGTTAATCTACCATCTGCACTTCGGGAATAGGGTGTTCTCCCCGAACCTTTGGTTCCCAGATCGACAAGATTTCCATTTACATCTCTAACCTGTCCGTATAGAAAACCTCTGCCATCCCCGAGGAAGGGATTATAAGCGCCAAATTGATAGCCGTGATAGCGTAAAGCTAAATAAGGACGTACTCCCTGAAACTTACCAAATGCTTCGATAAAATCGGCATCACTGATTGAAGTTGCCTCTAAACCTATCAATGGCAATAGTAAGTCGTTGCGATAACGTAAAAAATGTGCCGGAAACTCGGCAGCAGCTACTACATCGTAATAATCATCTCCCAATTTCTCCATCACTGGTTCGTATTCAAGATTCAAGAAAGGATTGAGATTGGGTTTCATCGCAGTTACAAAATTAGACAAGAAACTAGCTTTAGAATTAATGTATAAGAAATTACTCTTGCTTGCTTACTTTTTCTCCCATGCCAGATTCCATCATGTATCAAGAGGATGGCTATATTGTCCTCGAATCAGACCAAGTCGAAGAATTTATGTCCGCTGAAGAATTAAAAGCGAAGCTAGTCAGTTTTTTATTACTGGAAGAAGTAACTATTCCCAAGGAATTAGAGCAGTTTGAATCAGCTGAGTTACAGGCGCAACATTTACTAGATCATTATTTTGAATTAGATATCGGTGCAGATAAATATCTCCAGTGGTATGTGGTGCGTTTGGAAAAGTAAATTTAGGGAATTTTTCACCGATTAAATGAGTCAAAAAAGTAAATTCACCGATATCAATGGGCGGTCGTTAGACGCCAGAAATCCGGAATTGATTGAGTCTTTTATGCCATTGTGGGAGTGGTTTTATCGCTATTATTTTCGTGTAAAAACTGATGGCTGGCATCATATTCCCAATCAGGGTCAGGTGTTACTAGTCGGTTCACACAACGGTGGATTGGCAACTCCTGACATGGTAATGAGTATGTACGATTGGTTTCGTCGTTTCGGTACCCAAAGACCAATCTATGGCTTAATGCATAGTAGTGTTTGGTCAGTGAATCCTCGATTAGCTAGACTGGGAGAGCAAACAGGAGCGATCGCCGCTCACCCCAAAATGGCGATCGCCGCCTTGAAAAGCGGGGCTAGTGTCTTAGTTTATCCAGGAGGCGCACAAGATGTATTTCGTCCCTATACTCAGCGGAACCAAATAAATCTAGCTGGGAGAAAAGGTTTTATCAAATTAGCATTGCGAGAAAAAGTACCAATTGTGCCGATTATTTCTCACGGCGCACACGATACGATATTTGTCTTAGGAGATATTTATGAGCTAGTTAAACAACTTCATCAGTGGGGAATGCCTTGGTTATTTGATACAGACCCCGAAGTATTTCCTATCTACCTTGGTTTACCTTGGGGAATTGGCATTGGTCCTCTTCCTAATATTCCCTTACCAGTACAAATTCACACTCGTGTCTTGCCACCAATTGTCTTCCCCCAAAATGGTCAACAAGCAGCACGCGATCGCGCTTATGTCGATCAATGTTATGAATTAGTGGTTAACACCATGCAAGAGGGATTAGATCAATTAATTACTGATTACTGATTACTGATTACTGATTACTGATTACTGATTACTGATTGCTTATTTCAGTATCACAGCAAAAAGTTCGGACATTTTGCTGAAATATCAATCAAAAACTCATTACTCATTAATTGCAAAGTAGTCACTTTTAATTTCCTAAATATAATTTTGTACAGCTACAAAAGGTAAGCTTTATAAGTGGCGTTTGTAGAAAAAATTTATGGCAACGATTAACGATAACTATCTCAAACTCAAAGCAGGATATCTGTTTCCCGAAATTGCAAGAAGAGTCAACGCTTTTGCAACAGAAAATCCCGATGCACCGATTATCAAGCTAGGAATTGGGGATGTTACCGAACCTTTACCCGCAGCTTGTCGTGAGGCAATTATTAAGGCTACCCATGAGATGGGCGATCGCGCTACTTTTAAAGGGTATGGTCCCGAACAAGGTTATCTTTGGTTAAGAGACAAAATTGCGCAACAAGACTTTCAGGCTCGCGATTGTGACATCGATGCCTCAGAAATCTTTATCTCAGATGGGTCTAAATGTGATTGTGGGAATATCCTAGATATTTTTGGTAAAGACAATAAGATTGCTGTTACCGATCCTGTGTATCCTGTATATGTTGATACTAACGTCATGGCAGGTCATACAGGAGAAGCAGATGAAACTGGTAAATATGAAGGTTTAGTTTATCTCCCCATCAGTGCCGACAACGACTTTACAGCAGAAATTCCTACGGAAAAAGTAGACTTAATTTATCTTTGCTTCCCCAATAACCCCACGGGGGCAACTGCTACTAAAGAACACCTAAAAGCTTGGGTAGACTACGCTAGACAGCATGGTTCATTAATTCTCTTTGATGCCGCCTATGAAGCTTATATTACCGATCCTAATTTACCCCACTCCATTTACGAAATAGATGGAGCAAAGGACTGCGCGATCGAGTTTCGTTCATTTTCCAAAAATGCTGGCTTTACAGGTACTCGTTGCGCCTTAACTGTAGTTCCGCAAAACCTAACAGGTCAAGCTACTGATGGTTCAGACGTGAAACTATGGCAACTTTGGAATCGTCGTCAATCAACTAAATTTAATGGTGTATCATACATCGTACAACGAGGAGCAGAAGCAGTTTATTCTGAAGCTGGACAAGCACAGATAAAAAAATTGATTAGCTTCTATTTAGAAAACGCTAAAATTATCCGCGAACAGCTTACAGCAGCGGGAATTCAGGTATATGGAGGGGTCAATGCTCCTTATGTCTGGGTCAAAACTCCTAACGGCTTATCAAGCTGGGATTTCTTTGATAAACTGCTGCTCAACTGTAACGTAGTTGGGACACCAGGATC
This genomic window contains:
- a CDS encoding YdiU family protein, whose protein sequence is MKPNLNPFLNLEYEPVMEKLGDDYYDVVAAAEFPAHFLRYRNDLLLPLIGLEATSISDADFIEAFGKFQGVRPYLALRYHGYQFGAYNPFLGDGRGFLYGQVRDVNGNLVDLGTKGSGRTPYSRSADGRLTLKGGVREVLAAEALHQLGVKTSRCLSLIETGESLWRGDEPSPTRSSVMVRFSSSHIRFGTFERLHYIQRPDYITKLLDSVIAVYYPDIPETEDKYSQFYAALVNRTAELAAQWMAAGFCHGVLNTDNMSITGESFDYGPYAFIPTYNPRFTAASFDYGGRYSYGNQPHICKFNLEMLQLPLAMVTEQSNLEAGLAQYDDCYQKYYQKLMLQKLGFEASEPLFTIELLAQTIELLRDTEISYHGFFAELAQGFNYGWREDSNLILENATFNHQINSIWRDLYHKCLNQLPAAEMEKIGDRLTFNNPQTALLRTVIESVWQSISEDNNWQPFYDLISKLQTKE
- a CDS encoding chlororespiratory reduction protein 7, with protein sequence MPDSIMYQEDGYIVLESDQVEEFMSAEELKAKLVSFLLLEEVTIPKELEQFESAELQAQHLLDHYFELDIGADKYLQWYVVRLEK
- a CDS encoding SDR family oxidoreductase, whose product is MKIFVAGATGQTGKHIVRQLIERNVPVKALVRDTEAAKAILPPTTELIVGDVLKPTTFEDHLADCNVLICATGASPSLDPTGPYQVDYQGTKNLVNAAQAKNLEHFILVSSLCVSKFFHPLNLFWLILYWKKQAESYIQSSGIPYTIVRPGGLKNESNSEPIVMSGADTLFDGSIPRPKVAQVCVEAIFQPEAKSKIVEIVTNSEAESKTWEKLFSQVP
- a CDS encoding DUF4079 domain-containing protein, translating into MAIEIPDAIKTWSQFGHPLLMWVLLGITVYALYLGIQSSKIRSADKETRKELVKKNFTQRHHKMGSLLLALMVLGNIGGMAITYINNGKLFVGPHLLAGLSMVGLIAVSASLVPYMQKGNSLARNTHVSLNVLLLGLFGWQAVSGMQILQKIVDRMMS
- a CDS encoding glycoside hydrolase family protein; protein product: MQLINQASKIIYLGCLILILSKLGGHISKSQTLVYIQSSRQLLSKLSQHWHQRHSSSVPNTNFIPSLHRTQPLVMSGGDPYIRALMRTITASEANVKRPYNVIYGGQHIEDLSRHPEVCVSIVAGPNKGKCTTAAGRYQMLDFTWSEQAQRYHPNPSGFWRWKTYSFEAEYQDVVVHDWLSDSNAWGTSIPQQLRQGEITQVLKLLSGTWTSLGYGIETNSMSNYLPQIYQNMLQEELS
- a CDS encoding lysophospholipid acyltransferase family protein; translated protein: MSQKSKFTDINGRSLDARNPELIESFMPLWEWFYRYYFRVKTDGWHHIPNQGQVLLVGSHNGGLATPDMVMSMYDWFRRFGTQRPIYGLMHSSVWSVNPRLARLGEQTGAIAAHPKMAIAALKSGASVLVYPGGAQDVFRPYTQRNQINLAGRKGFIKLALREKVPIVPIISHGAHDTIFVLGDIYELVKQLHQWGMPWLFDTDPEVFPIYLGLPWGIGIGPLPNIPLPVQIHTRVLPPIVFPQNGQQAARDRAYVDQCYELVVNTMQEGLDQLITDY
- a CDS encoding DUF1997 domain-containing protein, whose product is MHSKLIARPQNTFLEISTPDAMQLTYIAEQQRTFVFEVSFNGRMDMYSDSDTVAEYLNAHEGWFCRCAQPMKVESLGDNGYVLTVGKYGSFGYEVEPKIGVVLNPPVGKVYQMHTIPLSDYEAPGYKVNYQASMELNEMPVDNQEIATNKFFSKKQVLPRTITQVNWKLDLAVEVEFPKFIHKLSSSLIQSTGDRVLGQIVRQISPRLTYKVQQDFHESHNLPIPPKNSRQLNKVIKSDQHAA
- a CDS encoding LL-diaminopimelate aminotransferase produces the protein MATINDNYLKLKAGYLFPEIARRVNAFATENPDAPIIKLGIGDVTEPLPAACREAIIKATHEMGDRATFKGYGPEQGYLWLRDKIAQQDFQARDCDIDASEIFISDGSKCDCGNILDIFGKDNKIAVTDPVYPVYVDTNVMAGHTGEADETGKYEGLVYLPISADNDFTAEIPTEKVDLIYLCFPNNPTGATATKEHLKAWVDYARQHGSLILFDAAYEAYITDPNLPHSIYEIDGAKDCAIEFRSFSKNAGFTGTRCALTVVPQNLTGQATDGSDVKLWQLWNRRQSTKFNGVSYIVQRGAEAVYSEAGQAQIKKLISFYLENAKIIREQLTAAGIQVYGGVNAPYVWVKTPNGLSSWDFFDKLLLNCNVVGTPGSGFGAAGEGYFRISAFNSRDNVNEAMKRISEKF